In Reichenbachiella agarivorans, one genomic interval encodes:
- a CDS encoding SPASM domain-containing protein — MLDQKAMINLGNVKEKSLMEIINSERFTAMRTGFLNGVLVEEFCQHCSFTNRFRKQA; from the coding sequence TTGCTAGATCAAAAAGCCATGATCAACCTAGGCAACGTCAAAGAAAAATCCCTGATGGAAATCATCAACAGCGAGCGCTTTACGGCTATGCGCACGGGATTCCTCAATGGCGTCCTAGTGGAAGAATTTTGTCAACACTGTAGTTTCACCAACCGGTTCAGGAAGCAAGCCTGA